A window of the Helianthus annuus cultivar XRQ/B chromosome 4, HanXRQr2.0-SUNRISE, whole genome shotgun sequence genome harbors these coding sequences:
- the LOC110937205 gene encoding eukaryotic translation initiation factor 4E-1 has protein sequence MVEEAGDQKTTGKHKDGGEEEEGGKDIVKRHPLEHSWTFWFDNPSAKSKQVAWGSSIRPIYTFSTVEEFWSLYNNIHRPSRLAAGADLHCFKNRIEPKWEDPVCAGGGKWTMTFPKSKSDTCWLYTLLAMIGEQFDHGDEICGAVVNVRSRQEKIALWTKNAANEPAQMSIGKQWKEFLDYNDMIGFIFHEDAKKLDRGAKNKYTT, from the exons atgGTGGAAGAAGCAGGGGATCAAAAGACGACCGGTAAACACAAGGacggaggagaagaagaagaaggaggtaAGGACATTGTAAAACGGCATCCGCTTGAGCATTCATGGACCTTCTGGTTCGATAATCCTTCTGCTAAGTCTAAGCAGGTCGCCTGGGGTAGCTCCATCCGCCCTATTTACACTTTCTCCACCGTCGAAGAATTCTGGAG CCTTTACAACAATATACATAGACCAAGCAGGTTGGCAGCTGGGGCAGACCTCCATTGTTTCAAAAACAGAATTGAGCCCAAATGGGAGGATCCCGTGTGCGCTGGTGGTGGAAAGTGGACTATGACCTTTCCCAAGTCGAAATCCGACACGTGTTGGCTATACACG TTGCTAGCAATGATTGGAGAACAGTTTGATCATGGCGATGAGATATGCGGGGCAGTTGTTAATGTGAGATCAAGGCAGGAAAAAATAGCCCTATGGACAAAGAATGCTGCCAATGAGCCTGCACAG ATGAGCATTGGGAAACAATGGAAGGAGTTTCTTGATTACAATGACATGATAGGCTTCATATTTCAT GAGGATGCTAAGAAACTTGACAGAGGTGCCAAAAATAAGTACACAACATGA